A genomic stretch from Pseudomonas alkylphenolica includes:
- a CDS encoding valine--tRNA ligase — MDKTYQPHAIETSWYNTWESENYFAPQGAGDSYTIMIPPPNVTGSLHMGHGFNNAIMDALIRFRRMQGRNTLWQPGTDHAGIATQMLVERQLEAKGQSRHDLGREKFLEKVWEWKDQSGGNISRQIRRLGSSVDWSRERFTMDDGLSEAVKEAFVRLHEDGLIYRGKRLVNWDTKLHTAISDLEVENHDEKGHLWNLRYPLADGAKTADGKDYLIVATTRPETMLGDAAVAVNPEDERYKALIGKFVELPLVGRRIPIIGDDYCDPEFGTGCVKITPAHDFNDYEVGKRHNLPLLNIFDKNAFVLPAAQVFNLDGSVNESVDATLPAQYAGLDRFVARKQIVADFDAAGLLVSVDDHALKVPKGDRSGTVIEPWLTDQWYVSTKPLAEPAIAAVEDGRIQFVPKQYENMYFSWMRDIQDWCISRQLWWGHRIPAWYDESGKVYVGRSEEEVRTKHNLGADVVLNQDNDVLDTWFSSGLWTFSTLGWPQQTEFLKKFHSTDVLVTGFDIIFFWVARMIMLTMHLVKNEDGTPQVPFKTVYVHGLVRDGQGQKMSKSKGNVLDPLDIVDGITLDELLEKRTSGMMQPKLAEKIAKQTKAEFPEGIASYGTDALRFTFCSLASTGRDIKFDMGRVEGYRNFCNKIWNAARYVLDKGEDCGQNGEAYELSLADRWIISQLQRTEAEVTRQLDQFRFDLAAQALYEFIWNQYCDWYLELSKPVLWDENAPVERARGTRRTLVRVLEVALRLAHPFMPFITEEIWQRLAPLAGAEGKTIMLQPWPVANESRIDAAAEGDIEWLKELMLGVRNIRGEMNIGPGKPLQLFLKNASAEDQRRLQENEALLKKLAKIESFTVLGEQDEAPLSATALVGDLQVLVPMAGLIDKDAELARLNKEIQRLQGEVQRVGGKLSNAAFVDKAPPAVIDKERAKLAEAEQALANFTEQHARIAAL; from the coding sequence ATGGATAAGACCTACCAGCCGCACGCTATTGAAACTTCCTGGTACAACACCTGGGAGTCCGAGAATTACTTCGCTCCGCAAGGCGCGGGCGATTCCTACACCATCATGATTCCACCGCCGAACGTCACCGGCAGCCTGCACATGGGTCATGGTTTCAATAACGCGATCATGGATGCCCTGATCCGTTTCCGCCGCATGCAGGGCCGCAACACCCTGTGGCAGCCGGGAACCGACCACGCTGGTATCGCCACGCAGATGCTGGTTGAGCGTCAGCTCGAGGCCAAAGGCCAGAGCCGCCACGACCTGGGTCGCGAGAAATTCCTGGAAAAAGTCTGGGAATGGAAAGACCAGTCCGGTGGCAACATCAGCCGCCAGATCCGTCGCCTGGGCTCCTCGGTCGACTGGAGCCGCGAGCGTTTCACCATGGACGACGGCCTGTCCGAAGCGGTCAAGGAAGCCTTCGTGCGCCTGCATGAAGACGGCCTGATCTACCGCGGCAAGCGCCTGGTCAACTGGGACACCAAGCTGCACACGGCGATCTCCGACCTTGAAGTGGAAAACCACGACGAGAAAGGTCACCTGTGGAACCTGCGCTACCCGCTGGCTGACGGCGCCAAGACCGCCGACGGCAAAGACTACCTGATCGTTGCCACCACCCGTCCGGAAACCATGCTCGGCGACGCTGCTGTGGCCGTGAACCCCGAAGACGAGCGCTACAAGGCACTGATCGGCAAGTTCGTCGAGCTGCCACTGGTTGGCCGCCGCATCCCGATCATCGGTGACGACTACTGCGACCCTGAATTCGGCACCGGCTGTGTGAAAATCACCCCGGCCCACGACTTCAATGACTACGAAGTCGGCAAGCGCCACAACCTGCCGCTGCTGAACATCTTCGACAAGAACGCCTTCGTCCTGCCGGCCGCCCAGGTGTTCAACCTCGACGGCAGCGTCAACGAAAGTGTCGACGCCACCCTGCCTGCCCAGTACGCCGGTCTTGACCGCTTCGTCGCGCGCAAGCAGATCGTTGCCGACTTCGACGCCGCCGGCCTGCTGGTCAGCGTCGACGACCACGCCCTGAAAGTGCCGAAAGGCGACCGCTCCGGCACCGTCATCGAGCCGTGGCTGACCGACCAGTGGTACGTTTCGACCAAGCCGCTGGCTGAACCGGCGATCGCCGCTGTCGAAGACGGCCGCATCCAGTTCGTACCCAAGCAGTACGAGAACATGTACTTCTCCTGGATGCGCGACATCCAGGACTGGTGCATCAGCCGCCAGCTGTGGTGGGGCCACCGTATTCCGGCCTGGTACGACGAGTCCGGCAAGGTCTACGTCGGCCGCAGCGAAGAAGAAGTGCGCACCAAGCACAACCTCGGTGCCGACGTGGTCCTGAACCAGGACAACGACGTCCTCGACACCTGGTTCAGCTCGGGCCTGTGGACCTTCTCGACCCTGGGCTGGCCGCAGCAGACTGAATTCCTGAAGAAATTCCACTCCACCGACGTGCTGGTCACCGGCTTCGACATCATTTTCTTCTGGGTTGCCCGGATGATTATGCTGACCATGCACCTGGTGAAGAACGAAGACGGCACCCCGCAAGTGCCGTTCAAGACTGTCTACGTCCACGGCCTGGTCCGCGACGGCCAGGGCCAGAAGATGTCCAAGTCCAAGGGCAACGTCCTTGACCCGCTGGACATCGTCGACGGCATCACTCTCGACGAGCTGCTGGAGAAACGCACCAGCGGCATGATGCAGCCGAAACTGGCCGAGAAAATCGCCAAGCAGACCAAGGCCGAGTTCCCCGAAGGCATCGCCAGCTACGGTACCGACGCCCTGCGCTTTACCTTCTGCTCGCTGGCTTCGACCGGTCGCGACATCAAGTTCGACATGGGTCGCGTCGAAGGTTATCGCAACTTCTGCAACAAGATCTGGAACGCCGCCCGCTACGTGCTGGACAAAGGCGAAGACTGCGGCCAGAACGGCGAAGCCTATGAACTGTCGCTGGCTGACCGCTGGATCATCTCGCAGCTGCAACGCACCGAAGCCGAAGTGACCCGCCAGCTGGATCAGTTCCGCTTCGACCTGGCCGCCCAGGCGCTCTACGAGTTCATCTGGAACCAGTACTGCGACTGGTACCTGGAGCTGTCCAAGCCTGTGCTGTGGGACGAAAACGCTCCGGTCGAACGTGCCCGTGGCACCCGCCGCACTCTGGTACGCGTGCTGGAAGTGGCGCTGCGTCTGGCCCATCCGTTCATGCCGTTCATCACCGAAGAAATCTGGCAGCGCCTGGCGCCGCTGGCCGGTGCCGAAGGCAAGACCATCATGCTGCAGCCGTGGCCGGTGGCCAACGAAAGCCGCATCGATGCCGCTGCCGAAGGCGATATCGAATGGCTCAAGGAGCTGATGCTCGGCGTGCGCAACATCCGCGGCGAGATGAACATCGGCCCGGGCAAGCCGCTGCAACTGTTCCTCAAGAACGCCAGCGCCGAAGACCAGCGTCGCCTGCAGGAAAACGAAGCGCTGCTGAAGAAGCTGGCGAAGATCGAATCCTTCACCGTACTGGGCGAGCAGGACGAAGCACCGCTGAGCGCCACCGCGCTGGTGGGTGATTTGCAAGTGCTGGTGCCGATGGCCGGCCTGATCGATAAAGATGCGGAACTGGCGCGCCTGAACAAGGAAATCCAGCGTCTGCAGGGTGAAGTCCAGCGTGTCGGCGGCAAGCTGTCCAATGCCGCCTTCGTCGACAAGGCGCCGCCTGCGGTGATCGACAAGGAACGCGCCAAGCTGGCCGAGGCCGAACAGGCCCTGGCCAACTTCACCGAGCAGCATGCGCGGATTGCCGCGCTGTAA
- the rlmF gene encoding 23S rRNA (adenine(1618)-N(6))-methyltransferase RlmF codes for MTTPLKPTLHPRNRHQGRYNFPELIKSSPELGTFMITNPHGKPSIDFANPDAVRVFNRALLKAQYGIQHWDIPADYLCPPIPGRADYIHVVADLLAEDNNGEIPRGAQVRALDIGVGANCIYPLLGHSDYRWRFLGSDIDATALAAAKAIVQANGLDKAISLRQQGNRKHILLGLLKDDERYDLTLCNPPFHASREEATRGSQRKWRALGKADPKRKLPVLNFGGQNNELWCEGGEIRFVSQLVAESASLGQQVLWFTSLVSKASNLPGIQAALKKAGAQDVRIVEMGQGQKQSRMVAWTFQDANARQAWRQSRWSSPVGAGLPRDTM; via the coding sequence ATGACCACACCACTCAAACCGACCCTGCACCCGCGCAACCGCCACCAGGGTCGCTACAACTTTCCCGAGCTGATCAAGAGCAGCCCCGAACTGGGCACGTTCATGATCACCAACCCCCACGGCAAGCCGAGCATCGACTTTGCCAACCCCGACGCTGTCCGGGTGTTCAACCGCGCCCTGCTCAAGGCCCAGTACGGCATCCAGCACTGGGACATCCCGGCCGACTACCTGTGCCCGCCGATTCCCGGTCGCGCTGACTACATCCACGTCGTCGCCGACTTGCTCGCCGAAGACAACAACGGCGAGATTCCCCGCGGCGCCCAGGTGCGCGCCCTGGATATCGGCGTCGGCGCCAACTGCATCTATCCGCTGCTGGGCCACAGCGACTACCGCTGGCGCTTTCTCGGCTCCGACATTGATGCCACGGCCCTGGCCGCTGCCAAAGCCATTGTTCAAGCCAACGGCCTGGATAAAGCCATCAGCCTGCGCCAGCAAGGCAACCGCAAGCACATCCTGCTCGGCCTGCTCAAAGACGACGAGCGTTACGACCTGACCCTGTGCAACCCGCCCTTCCATGCCTCGCGGGAAGAGGCCACCCGCGGCAGCCAGCGCAAGTGGCGAGCCTTGGGCAAGGCCGATCCCAAGCGTAAATTGCCGGTGTTGAACTTTGGCGGGCAGAACAACGAGCTCTGGTGCGAAGGCGGCGAAATCCGCTTCGTCAGCCAATTGGTGGCAGAAAGCGCCTCGCTCGGCCAGCAGGTGCTGTGGTTCACCTCACTGGTGTCCAAAGCCTCCAACCTGCCCGGCATCCAGGCGGCGCTGAAGAAAGCCGGTGCGCAGGACGTACGAATTGTCGAGATGGGCCAAGGGCAGAAACAGAGCCGCATGGTCGCCTGGACCTTCCAGGACGCCAATGCCCGCCAGGCCTGGCGCCAGAGCCGCTGGTCCTCCCCGGTGGGAGCGGGCTTGCCCCGCGATACGATGTAA